In the genome of Dermacentor variabilis isolate Ectoservices chromosome 5, ASM5094787v1, whole genome shotgun sequence, one region contains:
- the LOC142582303 gene encoding uncharacterized protein LOC142582303, whose translation MASKECASASPFYDVSIDDTDIPSKLRHRSELFRPCLASLKHRCWLCEDVAAWNDVISSFGYELCEKRTGVLCLRTIPHARGFVYEQVRKAASTLSVLLKQHTCIDEVSFYYGEYFFLSTGCLVRHGSKTFPVRLGPSVRHVKICSGSAYCYSPFQVVDLRSLVTLETLMFDGVGMPTNVVYKVASTVCRNSATLREVVIENTRMLQENSDVLWRCLRRCVRLKSALLSYCVYFSGGVDGLVRLLRSSHTLERVMIPTLTKVNDMARVAEALGNSSSLRDIYVCAATLSMASVFRALEFHSTVKCLHLADYCILRSQGIYVASMLRSNTVLRTLIIERSTISASGAEEIAKGIKENSTLQCLEFLSSSVNVAVICCLCKALDQNKTLQKLKFDDFYASSSERASLAAILASNSCYDRVLLPLVDADVENILSLYTNVQFCPTELSLKNICDIPVVLFGELCEALASSTTVHTLKVHYKGHEPSKGNLFSEMLETNRSITCLELSQNPETTSYCLVTKVAAALVHNTTLQELNVSTGFQFDHHTALSFCRMLSWNQTLIKVIIRLSRGLPMKCLSLLATGVKKNKVLLEFGMKNPEIPFSGITYPIFTTLQQNHSRLNQAVEFVQRNSTDRQCAKAFEYLCKKPHFMAHVAKVAGQSMSEAYQNITSSVRYLCDNFFVIAGIVQHSVECYPGQGTQIDALNADCWNAIAQYLKVSDINA comes from the exons ATGGCTTCAAAAGAATGTGCATCGGCTTCCCCATTCTATGACGTTAGCATCGATGACACCGATATACCGAGCAAACTTCGCCATCGGAGCGAACTTTTCCGGCCCTGCCTAGCCAGCCTGAAGCACCGATGTTGGCTGTGCGAAGATGTTGCTGCGTGGAACGATGTTATCAGTTCATTCGGCTATGAGTTGTGTGAAAAACGGACGGGTGTGCTGTGCCTCCGAACAATACCACATGCTAGGGGCTTCGTGTATGAGCAAGTCCGAAAAGCTGCGTCCACCCTTTCAGTTCTCCTCAAGCAGCACACGTGTATCGATGAAGTAAGCTTCTATTACGGAGAGTACTTTTTTTTGAGTACCGGTTGCTTAGTGCGACATGGTTCGAAGACTTTCCCCGTACGTCTTGGCCCTTCAGTTCGCCATGTGAAAATTTGCAGTGGCAGTGCTTATTGTTACAGTCCTTTTCAAGTCGTCGACCTTCGTTCTTTGGTGACTCTGGAAACTCTCATGTTCGACGGCGTCGGCATGCCTACCAATGTGGTCTATAAGGTAGCTTCGACAGTGTGTCGCAATTCAGCTACTCTGAGGGAAGTAGTGATTGAAAATACACGTATGTTGCAAGAAAACAGCGATGTGTTGTGGCGCTGCCTACGAAGATGCGTTCGCCTGAAGTCAGCTTTACTGTCATACTGTGTGTACTTTTCCGGAGGCGTAGATGGATTGGTCAGACTTTTGAGGTCATCTCATACTCTAGAAAGGGTGATGATTCCAACCCTAACAAAAGTAAACGATATGGCTCGGGTGGCTGAAGCGCTAGGCAATAGCTCATCTCTGCGTGATATTTACGTCTGTGCGGCAACTTTGTCAATGGCATCAGTTTTTAGGGCTCTTGAATTTCACTCTACCGTGAAGTGCTTGCATTTAGCCGATTACTGCATCTTGAGAAGCCAGGGAATTTATGTAGCATCAATGCTCCGCTCGAACACTGTACTTCGGACACTAATAATAGAACGTAGCACCATATCTGCATCTGGTGCTGAGGAGATTGCAAAGGGTATCAAGGAGAACTCAACACTACAGTGTTTAGAGTTCCTCTCATCAAGTGTTAATGTAGCTGTCATCTGCTGTCTGTGCAAAGCGCTTGATCAAAACAAGACCCTGCAGAAGCTGAAATTCGACGATTTTTATGCATCAAGCAGTGAAAG GGCAAGCTTGGCAGCCATACTAGCGAGCAACAGCTGCTATGATCGTGTGCTGCTTCCATTGGTTGATGCCGATGTCGAGAACATCTTGTCACTATATACCAATGTTCAGTTTTGTCCCACAGAACTCAGCCTGAAGAACATTTGTGACATACCTGTCGTGCTTTTTGGAGAACTGTGTGAAGCCCTGGCTTCAAGCACTACGGTGCACACTCTGAAGGTGCACTATAAAGGCCATGAACCTAGCAAGGGAAACTTATTTTCCGAAATGCTTGAAACCAACAGGTCTATCACATGTTTGGAGCTTTCCCAGAACCCAGAAACTACTAGTTACTGTCTAGTAACAAAGGTTGCAGCAGCACTTGTCCACAACACAACTCTGCAGGAACTCAATGTTAGTACTGGCTTTCAGTTTGATCATCATACAGCCTTGTCATTCTGCCGCATGCTGTCATGGAATCAAACTTTGATTAAGGTCATTATTAGACTGTCTCGGGGGCTGCCTATGAAGTGCCTAAGTTTGCTTGCAACTGGAGTCAAGAAAAACAAAGTACTGTTGGAATTTGGCATGAAAAATCCAGAGATTCCGTTTAGTGGCATCACTTACCCTATCTTCACTACTCTGCAGCAGAACCACAGCCGACTGAACCAAGCAGTTGAGTTTGTTCAGCGTAATAGTACTGACAGGCAATGTGCCAAAGCCTTTGAGTACCTTTGCAAGAAGCCTCACTTTATGGCTCATGTGGCAAAGGTGGCAGGACAAAGTATGTCGGAAGCCTATCAGAACATTACTTCTTCTGTGCGCTACCTCTGCGACAACTTCTTTGTCATTGCAGGAATAGTTCAACATTCTGTTGAATGTTATCCTGGCCAAGGAACCCAGATTGATGCTTTGAATGCAGATTGTTGGAATGCAATTGCGCAGTACCTCAAGGTGTCGGACATTAATGCCTGA
- the LOC142582304 gene encoding zinc metalloproteinase nas-4-like has protein sequence MAAAFFGLLLLSVLPSLSSAKPAAANIYTGSVDIPDVIEGDIYMPPITSVTDLRARTKETPLWPGGVVHYIIDDAFDSWEKEEILSAMQQIESVSCVQFRERADEEGYIHILSKQGCFSEVGMSGLRQLVSLNFEVCATYGTIVHELLHVLGLWHEQSRADRDRYVRVVWNNVVPRFKANFMKTNRVPYLEEDYDYESIMHYFFNAFSKDPEQATLVPKNTGVELFNLGLAFKENRMTKVDIHKLNTIYHCPVDKPAGHDDAHHE, from the exons ATGGCGGCCGCTTTCTTCGGGCTACTGCTGTTGTCCGTGCTCCCCTCGTTGTCTTCGGCAAAACCCGCGGCTGCTAATATCTACACAGGTTCCGTCGACATACCAG ATGTCATCGAGGGGGACATCTATATGCCACCCATCACATCG GTTACCGACCTGAGGGCGAGAACGAAGGAGACCCCCTTGTGGCCAGGAGGCGTAGTTCACTACATCATCGACGATGCTTTCG ATTCGTGGGAGAAAGAAGAGATCCTCAGCGCCATGCAGCAGATCGAGTCCGTCTCGTGCGTCCAGTTCAGGGAGCGTGCCGACGAAGAAGGATACATTCACATTTTGAGCAAGCAGGG GTGCTTTTCCGAGGTCGGTATGTCTGGACTACGGCAACTAGTTTCTCTCAACTTCGAAGTCTGCGCCACGTATGGCACGATCGTGCATGAACTCTTGCACGTCCTTGGACTCTGGCATGAACAGTCACGTGCCGACCGCGACAGATACGTGCGGGTTGTTTGGAACAATGTCGTACCAA GGTTTAAGGCCAACTTCATGAAGACCAACAGGGTGCCTTACTTGGAGGAGGACTACGACTACGAGTCTATAATGCACTACTTCTTCAACGCCTTTTCCAAAGATCCGGAGCAGGCCACGCTGGTACCCAAGAACACTGGCGTTGAGCTGTTCAACTTAGGTCTCGCCTTCAAGGAGAATCGCATGACCAAGGTGGACATTCACAAGCTCAACACCATTTACCACTGTCCTGTCGACAAGCCTGCGGGTCACGACGACGCCCACCATGAATAA